GCGCTGATCGAGGGGATCGCGCGCTATGGCCGAAAGCAGGTCCAGCTTGCACAGGCCATCGAAAAGCGGCGCGAAACCATGGCCCGGCTTGAAGCCGCCGATCCACCGGATTTCGACGCCATCGATGCCGAAGAAGAAGCCTTGGACTGGGATCAGCGCATCTTCATCGAGCGGCAGAAATCGCTGACCTATGTTTGTGAAACGCCGGTCATCCTTGAACAACGTGCCTTTGCGCTTGCCCGCGCCATTGCAGGGCATCTGCAATAGGGGTGCTTCAGGATGGGGTGAGCATTGCTGGCATCGGATCGCCCTTTGCCAGGCAGCTTTCGAACAATGAGGCGGTGTCCATGGCCTCGCGGATGGTCACATCCATGTCCAGATAGCGATAGGTGCCCAGCCGACCGACAAAGGTGACGCCCTGCGTTGCCTTTGCCCTGCGCTGGTAATTTTGCAGCAGCGCCTTTTCCCGGACCAGCCGGATCGGATAATAGGGGATGTCTTCGGGTCCGGCCGCACGGCTGTATTCGCGGTAACAGACCGAGCGCTCATGCTGCTCCCATGGGCTGAAATGCTTGTGTTCGGTGATGCGCGTATAGGGCACCTCGCGATCACCATAGTTCATCACAGCGCAGCCCTGGTAGTCGCCATCATGGGTAAAGCGTTCGAAATCCAGTGTCCGATAACCCAGCCGCCCCAGCTGAAAATCGAAATAGCCATCAAGAGGCCCTGACCAGAAGACGTGATCGGCCTGTTCCGCCATATCCGGGCTATAGGGTGTGCTCAGATCGATGGTGATCCGGGGATGATCCAGAATGGCGGCGATCATCGGGGTATAGCCGTCCCTGGGCATGCCCTGAAAACGATGGGAAAAGTAATTGTCGTCGTAATCGAACCGCAGGGGCAGGCGTTTCAGGATCGCGGCGGGAAGCTCGCTTGGTGCGCAGCCCCATTGCTTTTCCGTGTAGCCCTTGAAAAAGGCCCTGTAGAGATCGGCGCCGACAAAACGCAGGGCCTGCTCT
This is a stretch of genomic DNA from Paracoccus seriniphilus. It encodes these proteins:
- the glf gene encoding UDP-galactopyranose mutase — protein: MQILLVGAGLSGAVIARRLAEAGHDCHVIDQRDHIGGNCHTRRDGETGVMMHVYGPHIFHTDDQQVWDYVNRFAAFQPFRNRVKTTVGGKVYSLPINLLTINQFFGKAMRPDEAREFIDGLADHSITTPQSFEEQALRFVGADLYRAFFKGYTEKQWGCAPSELPAAILKRLPLRFDYDDNYFSHRFQGMPRDGYTPMIAAILDHPRITIDLSTPYSPDMAEQADHVFWSGPLDGYFDFQLGRLGYRTLDFERFTHDGDYQGCAVMNYGDREVPYTRITEHKHFSPWEQHERSVCYREYSRAAGPEDIPYYPIRLVREKALLQNYQRRAKATQGVTFVGRLGTYRYLDMDVTIREAMDTASLFESCLAKGDPMPAMLTPS